One Clarias gariepinus isolate MV-2021 ecotype Netherlands chromosome 18, CGAR_prim_01v2, whole genome shotgun sequence genomic window carries:
- the LOC128506506 gene encoding uncharacterized protein LOC128506506 isoform X2: MWRTMEGRLRRVRIRGGRGRGRGRGREGAGGRGGGQRLGGEFRGRGQGGEEEGGRIRRIRIPDDIRATIVDHVINHGMTLREAGQRVQPNLSRYTVASIIRTFRNENRVARNPASGGRQRMFTEEQETHIVNMVLANNSIRLREIQQRIIEDTITFQNINYVSISALSRVLARNRIRMKQIYRVPFERNSERIKQLRYEYVQRVMELEADAMGHELIYVDEAGFNLTKTRRRGRNLIGQRAIINVPGQRGGNITMCAAMSQNGVVHHHAILGPYNTAHIITFLDTLYHTLTNVQRAEQMRYVIIWDNVSFHRAALVRNWFTDHQLFTVLNLPPYSPFLNPIEEFFSAWRWKVYDRHPHQRMALLQAMEEACEDIDQASCQAWIRHSRRYFPRCLGQEDIACDVDEILWPDPERRHD; this comes from the exons ATGTGGAGAACAATGGAGGGCAGACTGAGAAGAGTGAGAATTAGAGGAGggcgaggaagaggaagaggacgagGACGTGAAGGAGCaggtggaagaggaggaggacaaaGACTAGGAGGTGAATTTAGAGGAAGAGgacaaggaggtgaagaggaagGAGGAAGGATAAGAAGAATCAGAATTCCTGATGACATCAGAGCAACAATAGTAGACCATGTAATCAACCATGGAATGACCCTAAGGGAAGCTGGCCAACGGGTTCAGCCTAACCTCAGCCGCTACACTGTAGCAAGTATCATAAGGACATTTCGAAATGAGAATCG AGTTGCTAGAAATCCAGCATCTGGGGGCAGACAAAGAATGTTCACTGAAGAACAAGAGACTCATATAGTCAATATGGTGTTGGCCAATAATTCCATTAGGCTGCGAGAAATACAGCAGCGCATAATAGAGGATACCATCACATTCCAAAACATAAACTACGTGAGCATCTCTGCATTATCTCGTGTACTGGCACGAAATAGAATAAGAATGAAACAAATTTACAGAGTCCCTTTTGAAAGAAACAGTGAGCGCATAAAACAACTGCGATATGAATATGTTCAG AGAGTGATGGAGCTAGAGGCAGATGCCATGGGTCATGAACTGATTTATGTAGATGAGGCAGGTTTTAACCTAACTAAAACAAGGAGACGTGGCAGGAACCTTATTGGACAACGTGCTATAATCAATGTGCCAGGACAGCGTGGTGGTAATATAACTATGTGTGCAGCTATGAGTCAAAATGGTGTTGTGCACCATCATGCAATCCTGGGCCCATATAACACTGCACACATTATTACATTCCTGGATACCCTATATCATACACTCACTAATGTTCAGAGAGCAGAGCAGATGAGATATGTTATCATATGGGACAATGTTAGCTTCCATAGGGCTGCTTTGGTCCGCAACTGGTTCACAGATCACCAACTCTTTACTGTACTAAACCTCCCCCCATATTCTCCATTCCTGAATCCAATCGAAGAATTCTTCTCTGCCTGGCGCTGGAAGGTCTATGACCGTCATCCCCATCAGCGCATGGCTCTTTTACAGGCAATGGAAGAGGCATGTGAGGATATTGACCAGGCATCATGTCAGGCCTGGATACGGCACTCAAGAAGATATTTTCCACGGTGCCTTGGACAAGAAGACATTGCTTGTGATGTCGATGAAATTCTGTGGCCGGACCCAGAAAGACGACATGAttga
- the LOC128506506 gene encoding uncharacterized protein LOC128506506 isoform X1 — translation MWRTMEGRLRRVRIRGGRGRGRGRGREGAGGRGGGQRLGGEFRGRGQGGEEEGGRIRRIRIPDDIRATIVDHVINHGMTLREAGQRVQPNLSRYTVASIIRTFRNENRVARNPASGGRQRMFTEEQETHIVNMVLANNSIRLREIQQRIIEDTITFQNINYVSISALSRVLARNRIRMKQIYRVPFERNSERIKQLRYEYVQVSYNIIGTECGSPSCSAVYEPAVLHLFCLFQRVMELEADAMGHELIYVDEAGFNLTKTRRRGRNLIGQRAIINVPGQRGGNITMCAAMSQNGVVHHHAILGPYNTAHIITFLDTLYHTLTNVQRAEQMRYVIIWDNVSFHRAALVRNWFTDHQLFTVLNLPPYSPFLNPIEEFFSAWRWKVYDRHPHQRMALLQAMEEACEDIDQASCQAWIRHSRRYFPRCLGQEDIACDVDEILWPDPERRHD, via the exons ATGTGGAGAACAATGGAGGGCAGACTGAGAAGAGTGAGAATTAGAGGAGggcgaggaagaggaagaggacgagGACGTGAAGGAGCaggtggaagaggaggaggacaaaGACTAGGAGGTGAATTTAGAGGAAGAGgacaaggaggtgaagaggaagGAGGAAGGATAAGAAGAATCAGAATTCCTGATGACATCAGAGCAACAATAGTAGACCATGTAATCAACCATGGAATGACCCTAAGGGAAGCTGGCCAACGGGTTCAGCCTAACCTCAGCCGCTACACTGTAGCAAGTATCATAAGGACATTTCGAAATGAGAATCG AGTTGCTAGAAATCCAGCATCTGGGGGCAGACAAAGAATGTTCACTGAAGAACAAGAGACTCATATAGTCAATATGGTGTTGGCCAATAATTCCATTAGGCTGCGAGAAATACAGCAGCGCATAATAGAGGATACCATCACATTCCAAAACATAAACTACGTGAGCATCTCTGCATTATCTCGTGTACTGGCACGAAATAGAATAAGAATGAAACAAATTTACAGAGTCCCTTTTGAAAGAAACAGTGAGCGCATAAAACAACTGCGATATGAATATGTTCAGGTAAGCTATAATATCATTGGTACTGAATGTGGAAGTCCATCCTGTAGTGCTGTGTATGAACCTGCTGTGctgcatttgttttgtcttttccaGAGAGTGATGGAGCTAGAGGCAGATGCCATGGGTCATGAACTGATTTATGTAGATGAGGCAGGTTTTAACCTAACTAAAACAAGGAGACGTGGCAGGAACCTTATTGGACAACGTGCTATAATCAATGTGCCAGGACAGCGTGGTGGTAATATAACTATGTGTGCAGCTATGAGTCAAAATGGTGTTGTGCACCATCATGCAATCCTGGGCCCATATAACACTGCACACATTATTACATTCCTGGATACCCTATATCATACACTCACTAATGTTCAGAGAGCAGAGCAGATGAGATATGTTATCATATGGGACAATGTTAGCTTCCATAGGGCTGCTTTGGTCCGCAACTGGTTCACAGATCACCAACTCTTTACTGTACTAAACCTCCCCCCATATTCTCCATTCCTGAATCCAATCGAAGAATTCTTCTCTGCCTGGCGCTGGAAGGTCTATGACCGTCATCCCCATCAGCGCATGGCTCTTTTACAGGCAATGGAAGAGGCATGTGAGGATATTGACCAGGCATCATGTCAGGCCTGGATACGGCACTCAAGAAGATATTTTCCACGGTGCCTTGGACAAGAAGACATTGCTTGTGATGTCGATGAAATTCTGTGGCCGGACCCAGAAAGACGACATGAttga